The stretch of DNA aaatcattaacttTAAAAGCCCACATTATTcttcaaataaacatttattatattgACTTGTTATTAAAGCTCTGGGGCACATTGGAAAAGTTgttgtttcatatttttgtcttttttttaatacaacttCTGAAcattccaaataaattttttaaaaccccaAAAAAACTAGCAGCAAAGAAAAATGACTttcttttggcttcccaggtggcaccagtggtaaagaacccacctgccagtgcaggagacataagagacacgggtttgatccctgggttgggaagatccccgggaggagagcgtggccacccactccagtactcgccTGAAGAATCTCAGGCACAGAGTAGCCTGACAGGCTGTGGTCCTTGGGGCCACAGAGAGGCagacactgaagcaacttagcacaaacgCACACAGCCTAGCTTAGAATCCTCCTTACACACAGAAGGATCTCCTCTCATTTATAGTAAAGGAGAATATCATTTACAACGTTTCGATTCAGCTAAACCATCGCTACATAGATTAGTGCTGTGGCAATGGACTGAGTGAGCATGAGACCATTTACGGTTTCCGGGATTGGCCAGCTACCTGTTGGTACCGAGCCCCAAGAGAGTAAGAAAGCTCTTTAGTGAATTTTCCAAAGTTACTAAAACAAGTGAGCTTCAGGTTCTCTCTGCCTAGCAATCAGTGTTAGAATCAAACAGCAGAATGGAGGTGTTTCTTATTTTATCTATAATTGATGCTAACTGCCTTTTTGTCTTATTTATGATATTAAACCatacataatattataaagtactttttatctgtttattctAATCAAGATTTGTGCACTTCCTTTTTATGTTAATTTACCAAGTTTCGAAGGCTTACACAGTGTTGTCAAATAGAGCTTTGAAGTTTTGTgcttgaatattttaattttgcagGAAATTTGACGTAACCAGACAATAACTGGTAaaaagtatatacacacacaaatacagcacgGGCACCAAAGGAGTAAATAAAATGTGTGTGCAATTGTTTTAAGTTTGGTTTTTGCACTCAGTGGAAGAAACACAACTGAGATGGTTGAGTTTACCTGGTGAGGCACGTCTGCTTAGTTAGACGGTTAGTATTTAAGAGGGGTGCCCCCGTAGCTTACTTGTGAGGGAACTAACAGCCCAGTTAGTACTGGTTTTGGCAGGACCCATCATTGGCTGATGTGATGTTGTTTTAGAACaagttagtatttttattttgcacctgatttaatactgttaaaatacaGATACATCACTATTTTAGTATTAGCCAGCAAGTCAGTGAATAAAATTATTACAACTTCAGCTTTTAAAACAAGGGATGGATACAGAATGTAattttttctgatgagtcagttaaAACTTCCTTTTTAAGTTAACACCTGAGTGGTTCTCAACTTCCTGTTTTCAAAGCTAAGCAATTTAGAATGCTTAATTCTTGCAGGCATTAATTTTCCATTCCACATCCCATATTCACCTTCAACATAAAAGCactgctgttttattttaaatggtttgAACTTACAAAAATGTATCAATGTATTCTGTATTTCAAAGTatgttgtatatttgaaaatgtattctcttttaaaaaacaatagagATAGCATACTTGAGCTCTACTAAAAAGTTGGAAATGTAAATGTGTAGTATTTTCCATGATTTGTGGTATGTAATGAACATTTGTGAGGTGAAGAATTATATTGTGTCTTTGTAGACTAAATTTGTTGCTCTGTGAATAAGAATTGTGTGTAGTGCATTTCTTCTAGAGATAAAATTATGAAGTTTTAGTAAGTATTAAACGTGAAAACATTttagatgtttttattttcttacttggaAAAATCTAAACAGTTCATtgactttttgaggcttttattaatgtatatttttctgATTCTGGTTTATCTTTCCCCAGTAAAAATATAACTATTAATTTAAAATCATGATTTACTGTGTTTTTTTGTTAGGGAAAAAATTGTGAAGCATTTCTCTTTATTAAACCTATaacaaaaatttttacaaatgtATAACTTCAGGAGAGCTAGTGAAGAAAGCTTTATAATGTACAGGTCAATATtctgtaaataaaaatatctggtttggtggtattttttaatattatgcaATAACATGCCTCTGGACTGAGGTTGAAATTGAATCATTAAGTCCTTAAGAAAGGCTTTGCTATTAATAAGAATTTAATATTTCTGCTTTCAGAATTTATTGAATATATAGTTAAACTGAAGCATAAATTATTAGGCTATACAttattgtaatatatatatatattattaatactaaTATTCTTTAGCATTTTCCCACTAATTTGTAAATTAATTGGTGACTCGGTATTTACtaagatttatattttttaatgcagcttataaaaaaacaaaattgtgtcacatctttttttcttttaggaataCCAAAATCTGATCTCTTGCACACCAAATCGTTAAGGGGCCATAAAGACTGCTTTGAAAAATATCATTTGATTGCAAACCAGGATTGTCCTCGATCTAAGCTTTCAAAAAGTACTTATGAAGAAGTTAAAACCATTTTGAGCAAGAAGATAAATTGGATTGTACAATATGCACAAAATAAGGATCTGGATTCAGACTCCGAGTGTTCTAAAAACCCCCAGCATCACCTGTTTAACTTCAGGCATAAGCCAGATAAAAAGTTACTCCCACAGTTTGACTCTCAAGTACCAAAGTATTCTGCAAAGTGGATAGAAGGAAATGCAGGTGGCCTCTCAAACTGTACACAACGAATGTTGGAACAGAGGGAGAACACAGACTTTGGACTTGCTGTGTTACAAGATTCGGGTACCACTTTATGCCACAGTAGTGTACTGTGGCCCCACAGTCACAACcgggaacagaaaaaggaaaagacaatctCTGGTCCAGAAGCTCATGTCCAGACCCAGCATCCACATTACAGCAGAGAGGAATGTAAGTATAGGGAAAGGGGGTAAAGATTGGAGTTTTgttggttcttttttatttttttaatgtttcacatATGTGATGTGTCAAGAATTTTGCTGTGGAATTACAGATTTGGTTAATTTAGCATTTAAATGACAGGTTCACCCTAGCAAAAATGCTATCATTTCTTTGGAATATTCCTTAGTATGCCCTAAAACCACTGGAATTCTACAGTCCCATCATTTGTTTTgccattttaaattattaatagaatGGAATCAACAGTTTGGGAATTAGGAAGTTCAGAGTTCATATAGTTTAGAAGTAGAGCCTCCACCATTGACAAACACACACGGTCATGTTGCTAATCCCTACAAGACTAATTGGGGCTGGTATTTCAAAAGCAGAAATCTGACATGTTACCAAAGGTTAAAGGTAATGTGTGCACctggaaaaactgactcattcagTCTGCATCTGTTTCTTCAGAAACGCACAGGAACAAACATGATTTTAATTAACTTAGAATCAAGTGATCTTAGGGCTAGAAGGGCCCTTGGGTCTATTTTTGTATAACTTCTTGATTCTGCATCTGAGTTATCTACAGTCATAAACGTAGACAgtgctcccctggtggcccagtgctgAAGAGtctcctgccagttcaggagccgaaggttcagttcctggggcgggaagatcccctagagtaggaaatggcaaactactccagtattcttggctggagaattccatgggcagaagagcctggtgggttgcagtctatcgggtcacaagagtcagacacaacttagcgacttaacaacaacataTAGCTAGATAAAttgattttcaaactgtttctgtAGTACGTTGGTCTTTTTCAAGCTACACATCATGAAGCATGTAGCGCTTTAGCAAAGTCAATTCAATGGGTAGTAactagcactttttaaaaatggaaacagcatGAGAAATACCAGAACCCATTGGACCTAGTGctaagaatttttcagtgaaCCTTTTATTTCAGGTGGAGATAGATAGATAGTTGTGAAATAGACTGGTTGTGGATTGTGGGCAGAATGTGAAAACCCAGCACTTTAGGAGTTAATGAATGAATCCTAGGGTCCTGTTAAATGTCATGTTCAGAAATAAATGCAGATACTTTGTTTTAAATAGGATGTTGTGTTGATGGTGTAGAAAACTTATTTCCCCAGGTTGTCATGGTAGTAATGAATGTATTTTCATGTTTCAGTGAATTCGATGACTCTTGGTGAGGTAAagcaactgaatgcagagctccaacaACAAATACAGGGTAAAGACTCATGTCAGTACTTCTTACATGTGCCAGTTTTGTTACAGAAAATCCCTTATTATCattatttgcatttaaatttaGAAATGATCCTCTTAGACTTTCCAGAGCAAAAAGCATTTTTCTTAGTCTTCTCAGTGAACTGCTCGTGACGTAGATTCCTCTTTCTCTGGTGAAAACAGAGACTGCAACGTAATCTCTTACTAACATGTTTCTTTACTGCCTACTATTGTGTGAGGCACTGCACAGGTGTGCTCCTTAGCAGATTTCTAAGGCAGGTGGTGTTGGccccattttgttttgtttttttttaattattattaactcTTCCAAACACAAAAGTAGTCAGAATAATGTAGTGAAACCCTCTTTCCAACTTTCAGCTGgcaaatttttcttcttctctactTGCACCCGTTTTCCTTCCCCTACCCCTACCTCTCCAGCATGGATTATTTTGGAACAAATTCCAgacaatattttgttttgttgtccATAAATGTAATAGTGTAGAATTTTCTCTAaagataatattattttttagGCAATCACaacctcatgtttttaaaaaaagaacagtagTGTGTTAATATCATTCAAGCAGGATGCTAATACAGTTAACGGTGTTCAATTTCCccaattgtctttttttctttttcccctacaATTATTTCCCATTTAGGTAAGGAAACCGCATTTCAGAAACCTTAAGTTGCTTACAATTGCTTTAGTTGCTTACAGAGATCTTGCATTCAGTAAGCAACAGATTAAGGATTCTAATTCCTGTCCTTTTAACTCCAAAGGTAGTGAGTGGTCTTTCTTGACTACACAGCCTCTcaggataataaaataataatagcaacttaACATTTGTCAAGTACTTATCCTGTGACAAGTACTTTACAAGTatgatcttatttaatcctcacagtaacccTGTGAGGTGCTTACTTTCATTATCAAGGTTATTCCATAAGAGGAAATTAAAACATAGTTTAAGTTACTTGCCTGAGACACTAAGAGTCAGAACAAAAATTCAGGtagtctgattccaaagcctCTTAGAGGAGGTTCCAGACCTGGGTACTAACAGGCACTTTACTGTCCATAAATCATATTAGAAATTCATTGAACCTGTTTATTCCGTGTGAGGAAAGGATCTCAGAGGTGATTGTAACTGCCATCTCTGCTGTGCATCTGGGTCATTGCTTAGGACTCACAAGTTTCGTTTGATGGAGAAGGACACCATATTCCAGTTGGCTATGCAAAGTGTACAACTTCCTAGGATGATCAAAACTCAGCTGTTTCCTTGGTTTCAAACTACTTTCATTACAAACACTTGCCCAATGTGTTCATTTCAGCTTAAGTAATATTGAAATATAAATCATAGATTAGCTTTCTgtgtattaaaaatagaattacttctTAAATCTTTACAGAAGTTTTTGAAGAGTTAGCCCACCAAGTGCAAGAGAAGGATTCTTTAGCCTCAGAGCTCCATGTCCGCCACGTTGCCATCGAACAGCTTCTCAAGAACTATTCCAAGTTACCATGTCTGCAGATGGGCCGAACGGGATTGAAGTCACACCCGCCCATAAACAACTGAACTCAACTTACACTTACTTCCCATGCTCTGCCATTTTTTGGTCTGCTGGGCATGTTCActttgaagaagttgaagaaagtTATGGTCAATTATTTTATGGTCATTAAATTTGCAAAGATTAAGGCAATATTCAACATCTTTGCCAAATAAAGCAGACCATTACACTCTAGTCTTCTAGGGTTAATCATTTTGATTCATTTGGGGAATCTGTTTTCCCATAATTACTAAACAGCCCTCCCTAATTTATACCACATGTGACTACTTAAATATACTGTTACAGTGTGATTTTATTAAACATGTTTTAATGTAATTCACCTGTCAAAACAACAGAAGGTTAACAAAGTTCTTATATTAGTCTAAATTACTAAAGATAACAAGAGGGAAATGGAAT from Dama dama isolate Ldn47 chromosome 31, ASM3311817v1, whole genome shotgun sequence encodes:
- the C31H21orf91 gene encoding protein EURL homolog: MNEEEQFVSIDLNDDNICSVCKLGTDKETLSFCHVCFELNIDGIPKSDLLHTKSLRGHKDCFEKYHLIANQDCPRSKLSKSTYEEVKTILSKKINWIVQYAQNKDLDSDSECSKNPQHHLFNFRHKPDKKLLPQFDSQVPKYSAKWIEGNAGGLSNCTQRMLEQRENTDFGLAVLQDSGTTLCHSSVLWPHSHNREQKKEKTISGPEAHVQTQHPHYSREELNSMTLGEVKQLNAELQQQIQEVFEELAHQVQEKDSLASELHVRHVAIEQLLKNYSKLPCLQMGRTGLKSHPPINN